Within Amycolatopsis sp. FDAARGOS 1241, the genomic segment CGGAGTGTGCTCGGCCAGTTGCCGGTTTCCACCCCTGCCGACGACGGCCAGCTCGTCGGCGACCGCACCCGCGTCGCGCACCGGCGGGTGCCGCGGGCGAGGGCGAGCAGGTCGGTGACGGTCCGGTCCAGCCGCCCGGTCGTCGCGACGCCGGCCGCGCCCACTTCGCGCAGGTTCGCGTGCGGGTTCTCGAGCGCGGCCTCCAGCTGCAGGCGCAGCCCCGCCGGCGGCGTGCGCAACTGGTGCGACGCGTCGGCGGAGAACGCGCGCTCGCGGGCGAGCAGGTCGTCGAGCCGCTCGGCGGTGGAGTCGAGGGATTCGCCCACCGAGTCGATCTCGGGGATCCCGGCGCGCCCGGCGCGGATGCCGACGTCGCCGTCGCCGAGGTCACGAACGGTCGCGGAGAGCCGTTCGAGCGGCCGCGCCAGGCGTCGCGCCTGGCGGCGCGCCACCAGGTAGGCCGACAGCAGCGCGACGACGGCCAGGCCGTCCATGCCGAGCCAGGTGAGCCCGGTGTGCCCGTAGACCTCGCTGCGGGCGGAGGCCGCGCGGACGTGGGCGACGACCGTTCCGTCGTCGGTGATCGGCACGATCACCACGAGGTCGTCGCCGGTGTCCGCGGTGACGGCGCCGGCGGCGCCGGTCTCGGCCAGGGTGCGCGGTCCGCCGCCCGCGAGCCGCGCGCCGCCGGGCCCGTAGACCGCGGCCGAGGTGGGATCCTGCGTCATCGGCGTCCGGTCCGGGGTGCGGTGGCGCAGCACGTCGCCCGAAACGTCGAGTGCGTAGGAGTCGGCAGCCCGTTCGAGCTCCGCGCGTTCGGCGGTGACGTAGTAGCGGGCGACCGCGACGGCGAGCGGGACGCCGAACAGCCCGATCGCGACGAGTTCGGCGAACGCCGTGGTCAGCACAATGCGGCGGCGCACCCGCTCACCCCACCGGGGCCTCGATGCGGTAGCCGTGCCGGCGCAGGGTGGCGATCTCCGGCATCGGCCCCGCACCGCCCGCGCCGGCCGGCTTGTGCCGCAGCGTGGCGATGTGGACGTCGAGCGTCTTCGTCGAGCCGAACCAGTGCGCGTCCCGCACGTCGGCCATCAGCGTCTCCCGACTCACCGCCTTGCCCGGTTCCAGCGCCAATCGCAGCAGGAGCTCGAATTCCTCGGCGCGCAACGGGAACTCGATCCCGTCCACGGTGACGCGGCGGGCGGCCGCGTCGATGCACAGCCGGCCGAGCGCGATGTCGGCCGGCCCGCGGCCGGTCGAATGCCGGCGCAGGTGTGCGCGCAGGCGCGCGTGCAGTTCGCCGAGCGGCACCGGCTTGACGAGGTAGTCGTCAGCTCCCGCCTCGAGCCCGACGACCGCGTCCATCTCGTCGGCGCGCGCGGTGAGCATCACGATCACGCAGGCGGGCAGTGCGCCATGCAGCTCACGGCAGACCTCGGCGCCGTCCAGGCCGGGCAGGCCGAGCTCGAGCAACACCAGATCACACGCCTGCCGCGCGGCGTCGTGCAGGGCCGCGCGGCAGGCGTGTGCCACGCGACGTCGTGCCCCTGCTGGGACAGGCTCGTCCGCAGGACCTCACCGATGGTGCGGTCGTCTTCGACGAGCAGGACTCGGGCCATGGCGCCGAGAATATCCGGCTCTCCCGGTTGCGGAACGGCCCGCGATCATTTTGCCTGCCGCTAACCCGAGCCGATCGTCCTCTTACCCGCGACGGCGGGAAAATCGACCCGGACCGCGTTTTCCCGGCTTCCCACCTGCGCCTTTCCGGGCGTGTACCGAGCGCTCCAGAGCGAGTTCCCGAGAGCGTTGACAGCGCCGCGGAGCCCGAGGTCACCAGCCAAGACGCAATTGTTTCCGGCGCGAAAGACCCGGCCGGCGCTGTCCCGACGGCGATTCCCGCGGAACTGCGCGGCAGTCTCGCAGCGGCGTGCGACTCGGAGGTCAGGCTGAGGGACTGCAGGCGGCTTTTACCCCAACGGCACCGAGGTCGCGCCCATCGCACGACGGCATGGCGTCGGTCGTCGTCGACGGCACGGGCCACGGGTCCGTGGCGCAGTAGGTTCGAGCCCGGCCAAGCTGCTGCCGGCCATGCCGGACACCGCGAGCCGCTACCTGCGCCTGGACCAGCGCGACTTCTCCGCGTCCTCCCTGCGCACCCCTCCGGCGACCACACCGCGAACTACGACAACAGTGTAGATTCGCAGCATGCGCAGAGGACGGGGTGAGCTGGAGGCCGAGGTGCTGGCCGTGCTGTGGCAGCACGACGCGCCCGCGACCGCGGCGGACGTGCGCGAGCGGCTCGGCGACGACGCGCTCGCGTACACGACGGTGGTGACGATCCTGTCGCGGCTCCACGAGAAGGGCGTGCTCACGCGGGAGAAGCAGGGCCGGATGTTCGCCTACCGGCCCGTCGACGACCCGGCCGGGCTCGCGGCGCGGCGCATGCGCGCGGTGCTGGACAACGAGGACAACCGCGAGAGCGTGCTGGCCAGGTTCGTCTCGAACCTGCCGCCGGGCGACGAGCAGGCGCTGCTGCAACTGCTGCAGAGCGACCGCGGAAACCGGTGATCGATGGTCCTCGGTGTGGTCCTGCCCCTGCTCCTGCCGCTGGTCTCGTGGCCGGTGGCCCGGTGGCTCGCGCCGCGGCTGTCGCCGCAGAGCGCGACGCGGCTGCTGACAGTCCTGGCCGTCGTGTTCGCCGCCGGCAGCACGAGCGCGCTGGCGCTGGGCACAGCCGCCGGCCTGTCGCTCGTCCCCGAGGTGGCCGAGCTCGGTGAGTTCTCCCCTGCCGCGTTCAGCGCGCAGGCGAGCGTGGACGTGCCGCTCGCGATCGGGTGCGGTGTGCTGCTGACCGGCGCGGCCTTCGCCCTCGTGCACGCGGTCCGGGCGCAGTGGCGGTGGTACCGCCGGGTCCACGCTGAGCTGGACCAGCACTCGCGCGAGAGCGGCGTCGTGGTGCTGCCCGGCGCGGAGCCGCTGGCGTTCGCCATCGCCGGGCGCGGCGGCCGCGTCGCCGTGTCCACCGGGATGCTGGCGGCGCTTTCGGCCGGCGAACGCGTCGCGCTGCTGCACCACGAACGCGCCCACCTGCGGCTGCGCCACCCGGTCTACGCGGGTCTCGGTGTTCTCGCCGCCGCGCTCAACCCGTTCGTCCGTCCACTCCCGACAGCCGCGCAATTCGCGATGGAGCGCTGGGCCGACGAAACAGCCGCCTCCGCTGTGGGTGACCGGCGCGTGGTCGCGACGGCCGTGGCGAAGGCGGCGCTGGCGACCAAGCGCGAGCCGTCCTACGCGCTGGCCGCCGGGGGTGGTCCGGTACCGCGGCGGGTTCGCGCGCTGCTCGACGCCCCGTCACCACATCGCCTGCGCGGCCTGACCGCGGTCGCCGTAACAGTGGTGTTCGGCGTGTGCGGCGCAGCGGCAGGCGTCGGCGGTCAGGCGGCTTTCACGCTGCACGCCGACATCGAAGCCGCCCAGCTGGCGACGTGCGCGACCCACCCTGTGCTCGCGAAGCGGCCCCACGGCCAGGCCACGCTCACCGCAGTCCGCCATGATCGCGGGGAGTGCGCCCAGGGCTGAGCGCCACGCGCCGACCGCGGCTTCGACATCGGAGTCGTGCAGCAGAACCGTGCCACCGCCACGCAGTCCCTTGTGGACGGTCGTGGCGACCGACGCCGGCGTGGCCCGGGCGGTCCAGTCGAACCCCCAGGCCGTCCACAGCACCGGGCGCAGGCCCAGCGGCCGCGCGGCGACCAGGGAGCCGGCCGAGAAGACGCCGTAGGGGGCCCGCAGCCAGCTCGGCCGTTCGCCGGTGACGGAGCCGATCAAGTCCACCGTGCGCGCGAGGTCGCCGTAGAGCGCGGAGGGACGGCGCCGCAGGAAGCACCGGTGGTCCCAGCCGTGCACCGCGAGCTCGTGCCCGGCCGCCACGATCTCCCGACCGAGCTCCGGCGCGCGGGCGAGCTCGCGGCCCAGCACGAAGAAGGTCGCCCGCGTCCCGGTCCGCGCCAGCAGTGCCAGGAAATGCGGCGTCGACCGCGGATGCGGCCCGTCGTCGAAAGTGAGCGCGACATGACCCGGATCGCCGACGCCGGCCAGCGCGGGCGCGAGCGCCGTGCGCACCGGCGGCAGGAACAACGCGGCCGGTGCGACGTGCACCGCGGCCGCACCGGCGGCTGCGGCCCGGATCACCCGGCCACCTCCACCGCCACCGCGGGCCGAGGCGCCGGCGCCAACGCCGTGCGCAGTGCCGCGCCGAGCTCGCCCGGCGAACGCACCCAGGGCACCGTGCCCGCCTCGTCGAGCACCGCGGCGTTGGCCCGGCCGTGGCCGGGCAGGCACCGGTACGTCAGCACCGGCACCCCGGTCGCGAGCGCCTCCGACGTCGTGAGCCCGCCCGCGTTCTGGACCAAGACGTCGCACGCCCGGATGAGATCGGCCATGTCCTCGACCCAGCCGAACACGTGCGGCACCGTGCCTGCCAGCCGCTGGCGCAGCGCGTCGTTGCGGCCGCACACGACCACGGGCTCCGCGGTGCCGTCCACCTGCAGATCGGCGACGGTCCGCTCGACTTCGCCGACACCCCACGACCCTGACACGACCAGGGCGAGCGGGCGCTCGGCGGGCAACCCGTGCGCCAGCCGCAGCCGCGCGCGCTCCGCGGCTCCCGTCACGGGCCGGAACTCCGCCGCGACGAGCGGTTCGACGACGGTGGTGCGGACGGCGCCGAGGTTCCGGGCTTGGCCGGCCGCGATCTCGGTGGGCGCCACGGTGAGGTCGGCCCAGCGGCTGACGCACAGCCGGTGCACCGACGGATCGGTCAGGTACGTGACCAGTTCGGCCGCGAGCCGCCCCCGGGCCTTGAGCCGCGCGGCGGCGAGCGTCGCCAGCGGATACGTCGACACGGCCAGCCGGGCACCGGCCACGGCCTCTGCCAGCTTCGGCGCCGCCAGCCCGGCGAACCGGTGCGCCACCGCCGCCGGCGCGGGCGAGCCGAGCAGCCAGTCCCAGCTGCGCGGCGCGATCTGCAGCTGCCGGTGGTAGGCGCCGCACAGCAGCCGGCCGAGCGGGCCGGGGAGCAAGTCCAGGAAGTCCACGATCTCGGTGGTGCCGCCGCGCTCGCCCAGTCGCCGGGCCAGTTCCTTCGCCGCACCGTCGTGCCCCGCCCTGATCCGGGCGGACACGATCACCACAGGCTCCATGTACTCGCCTTCCAGAAGATCTACAGGCACGTAGTAAATCTACAGCCATGTAGATGTCATTGACCTCCGGGTGCGGGCAGGTCCGGTTCGCCGGATTGGCCCTCACCCCGGCTATTTCTGGGGCGAGGGCTGGCCGGCTCAGCCCTGGCCGAACCCGGGGAGCACCGGGGTCCCCTCGGCGCGCACGGCGGCGAGCGACCGCGGGTCGACGTCCAGCAGCCGCAGGATCGTCGGCGCGATCTGCGTCGTCTCCACCGGAGCCCCGATCGCCCGGCCGGCACCGGTGCCACCCACCACCAGCGGGACGGCGCGGTCGTCCGCGGCGGCACCGCCGTGTTCGGCGATCTTCGAGTGCCCGCCGGTGTAGACGACGCCGGGCACGGTCAGGCCGACGAGGTCGGGCACGCGGTCGTCACCCGGGCGCACGCCGAAGTAGCGCGCCGCGTCGGCTCCCGCGTGGACGGACGAGAGTCCGGAGTGGACGAAGGGTTTCGGCGCACCGGTGACCCCGTTTCCGGTGCCGGACTGGGCGAGCAGGTAGTTCTTCGCGAACGTCGTCGCCGCGGGCGAGCGGTCGGACAGCCACAGCAGCATGGCGTCGTCGTCGGTGGACTGGACGACGAGGTCGGGCGCACCCGGGTGGGCGGCGCGCCAAGCGGCGTTGAGCCCGTCGAGCAGCGCGCCGTCGTCGATCCGCGTGAGCGTGGCCGAGTCGATGGGCGACTGGCCGTGCTTGGCGGACAGGACGATCGTCGTGCTCAGGTCGAGGTGACGCCGCTTGAGCTCGTCGGTGAACGCCCCGAGCTGCCGATCGACGAAGTCGAGCGCCGAGCGCACGACGGGGCCCGGTGCGCCACCGGCGAGGTAACCACCGGCCTGTCCGCCGGACACGGGCAGCTTCTGCGCGGTGGACACCGACTGGAAGTTCAGCCCGAACACAGCGGGTGTGCCCACCTTCGTGGTGCCGCCGTGGTCGTAACCGTCGATCTCGTTGAGCACCGCGCGCGCCTTGTAGGCGTCGTAGCGCTGGGTGTCGGCGTTGTCGGCGGTCCAGTCCGTGCCGGCCGGGGCGCCTGGCACCTGGCTGTTGATCTCGGGGGTGAACAGGTCCTGCACACCGGTACCCGACGGGCCGTTCAGCAGTTCGTAGGCGGGGTGCTTGTCCGACCACGCGGTGCGGAGCCCGGCCTGGCGGGCCACTTCGAACACCGTGTTGACCCGCAGGTACTGGTGCGGGTACACGGGCTTGCAGGTCTTCGGGTCGACGGGCAGCTTCGCCGGGTTGATGAGCGTGCGGGGATCCCCGGTCATGGACTTCACGCCCTCAGGCAGGTTCGCCACACCCTGACCGGCGTCGAGTGCGTTCTGGTCGTGGTCGAGGTCCTCGGTGTAGTCGACCACCGCACCCGGCTTCGCGCCGGCGCAGTTCGTGGTGCCGGCCGGCAGCAGCGCGTGGTTGTAGGTCGCGTCGTAGTACACCCCGGTCGTCGCCGGGTTGCCGCCGGTGAGCTGGGCGACCATGCCCGGGAACGAGTCCGACGGCACCGGGGTGCTCGCGTGCGTGTACTGCGTGCCGTGCGCGACGAGCTGCGCCAGCGCCGAGTTCGGGTGGGTCGTCGTGTACCAGGCGAGGTCCGACTGGTGCATGCCGTCGACGGAGACGAGCAGGACGTGCTGCTGCCCGGCCCGCGCCGGCTGGGCCGCGGCAGCCGGCGCGGTGGCGGCGAACAATCCCGCGGCGGCGAGCAAGGCGAACAACGGAGTGCGGTTTCTCGACACGAATCTTCCTCCTGGCCGTTGCGCCACCGCAGTCGGTAGCGCCCGGGGTATTCCAGGCCGTCGAAGCGGACTCCGGGAAACACGAACGAGAACATCGCGTGAACTGCTTTCGTTGCACAGTGCCGGAACTGCTCCCCGAACAGGGCCGCACGACACCGCTTCGAAGGTTAGCCGGAGGTTTTCGTTCCGCTATTTGTCGGCAATCCGAAACCCGGCAAAACAAGCAAATGGAACACTGGCGGACCATTCCTTCCACCTGCTTCGTCAACCACTCGGAATGCGAGATTTCCCCATGGCAACAGCGGAACTGAGTGACGCCACCCGCCACGATGGCCGGGACCGGGCGGCGAAGGTCTCCGAAATCACGGCCTTGTTCTGGATCGTCAAGGTGCTCACCACCGGCGACGGCGAGACCACGAGCGACTTCCTCGCCCACCACGTCGACCCGATCCTGGCCGTGGGGCTGGCCGGAGTGGCGCTGGCCGGCTCGCTCACCGCGCAGCTGCGGACCCGCTCCTACGTTCCGGCGCTGTATTGGACGGCAGTGGTGCTGGTGAGCGTGTTCGAGACGATGGCCGCCGACGTCGCGCACGTGGGTGTGGGTGTGCCGTACGCCGTGTCCACGGTGGTCTTCGCCGTCGCGCTGGCCGTGGTTTTCGTGGTGTGGCGCGGGTTCGAGAAGACGATGTCCAGCCACGAGATCCGCACGTCGCGCCGCGAGTTCTTCTACTGGCTCGCCGTCGGCACGACCTTCGCCCTCGGCACGGCGGCCGGCGACCTGACCGCGACGACCTTGCACCTCGGCTACCTCGGGTCCGGCCTCGTGTTCGCCGTGGCCATCACGTTCCCCGCGGTGGCGGCGCGGTTCGCCGGGGGCAGCCCCGTCGCCACGTTCTGGACCGCCCACGTCCTCACCCGGCCACTGGGCGCGTCGTTCGCCCACTGGCTGGGCGTCGGCCCCGACCGTGGTGGCGTCGGCCTCGGCACCGGCCCCGTCAGCCTCGTGCTCCTGCTCGTGTCGCCGCGCTCGTCATCTGCCTCACCGCGGGCCGGCGGCGAACCCGGTAGGCCGGCGATGCGTGTCGCCTTCGTGACCGAGACGTGGCTGCCGTCGGTGGACGGCATCGTGACGAGACTGGTGGCGCCCGTGCGCGAACGGCGTGCGGCCCGTCACGACGTGCTGGTGATCGCCCCCGAGGCCCCGAGGCCCCGACGACCACTCTCACAGGCGCGGAGGTGCGCACTGTGCCGACGATCTGTGCGAAGCTCCTCTACGGTGGCAAACGCTGGGGCCTGCCGCTCCCCCGCGTCCGCCGCCACCTGCGCGAATTCGATCCCGACGTCGTGCACGTCGTCAACCCGGTCCTGCCCGGCGCCGCGGGGCTGGCCGCGGCGCGCAGCCAGGGCCGGCGTGTCGTGGCCTCCTACCACACGGACATCGCCCGCTACGCCCGCCACTACCGGCTCGGTCCCGCCGTTCCCCTGATCCGGAGCCTGCTGCGCGGCCTGCACGGCCGGGCGCACCTCAACCTCGCGACATCGTGGGCGGCCATCGAGGACCTGGCCGGCCACGGCATCACCGGGGTCCGGCTCTGGCCCCGCGGCGTCGACCTCCACCGCTTCCACCCCGCACCCGTCCCCCGGCTCACCGGCCGGCCGTCGCCCCTCTACGTCGGCCGGCTCGCCGCGGAGAGGGGCCTGCACCGCCTCGCCCCGCTCGCCACCGCCGCCGGCGGCTTCCGCCTCGTCCTCATCGGCGACGGACCGGCCCGCGCCCAGCTCGAACGCACCCTCCCGCCCGGCACCGTCTTCACCGGCATGCTGCACGGCGACGCCCTCGCCGAGGCCTACCGCACCGCCGACCTGTTCGTCTTCTCCTCCACCACCGACACCCTCGGCCTCGTCCTGCCGGAAGCGCTCGCGAGCGGGCTGCCCGTCCTGGCCGCCGAGAGCCCGGCCGCCCGCGCGACGCTCTCGGGCACCACCGCCGCGCGGTTCTTCCCGGTGGATCGCTCTGCCGACCTTGCCGTCCACGCCCGCGCCCTGATCCGCGGTGACCACCGCACCGAAGCGAGGCGCCACGCCGCCGAATCCGGCTGGGACGCGGCCACCGCCGGGCTCCTGGCTTTGTACCGCGAAGTCCTCACCGGCGCCACCGCGCTGTCCGCCTGACGACCACCTGTTCTTGCTTCCCCCTAACCACGTCCACAGTGGATCTCAGGTGCGGCGGACACCACTCTCTCAGCGTCCTCACAGGAGTTCTCGACGAGGGTGAGCCCGATTCCCCCGGTACGTGAAGGAGATCCCGTGGCGAGCCCTTGTCCGCCGGCCGTGCTCGAGGCGCGGGCGCCGGCGCCGCCGGCCCAGCGCAGGCTGCCGCCCCGGACGCGGCTGGCCGTCGCGGTCGCACGGTGCGCCGCGGCGGTGTCACGCCGGCTCCGGCTGGGTGCCGGTGGCGTCATCGGCGGGCGGATCGCGCTCCGGCTCGATCCGGAGGTGCTGCACCGGCTCACACGCGAGCGCACGGTGGTGCTGGTGACCGGCACCAACGGCAAGACGACCACCGCCCTGATGCTCAGCCGGATCCTGCAGACACTGGGTGAGGTCGCCGGCAACGACGACGGCGCGAACATGCCCGGCGGCGTGGCCGCAGCCCTCGTGGCCAAGCCCGAGGCGCCCGTCGCGGTGCTCGAGGTGGACGAGGCGTACCTGCCGGTTGTCGCCGCGCAGGTGCGGCCGACGTGCCTGGTGCTGCTCAACCTCAGCCGCGACCAGCTCGACCGCGTGGGTGAGGTGCGCACGATCGAGCGCGAGTTCCGGGCGATCGCCGCGGCGCTGCCGGACACGACGGTGGTCGCGAACTGTGACGATCCCCTGGTCACCTCGGCCGCGCTCGCGTCAGCTCGGCCCTTGTGGGTCAGCGCGGGACAGCGGTGGCACGCCGATGCGCTCGCGTGTGCGCGCTGCGGCCAGGCCGTGCTCCACCCCCCGGACGGCTGGTGCTGCGGGTGCGGGCTCTCCCGGCCGGATCCACAGTGGACGCTGCAGGACGACACCCTCGAAACCGCGAGTGGCGCGGCGGTCACGCTGGGCTTGCGCCTGCCGGGGCGGGCGAACGCCGCCAACGCCGCCATCGCGGTCGCCACCGCCGAGCGGCTCGGTGTCGCACCACAGGTCGCCCTCGCCCAGTTGCGTGCGATCGGTGACGTCGCGGGCCGCTACCGGCGCGCCGACCACGACGGGCGTGCGGTGCGCATGTTGCTGGCGAAAAACCCCGCCGGCTGGCGGGAAACGCTGCCGCTGCTGGATCCGTGTTCGCCGGTCGTCATCGCGGTCAACAGCGGCGAGGCCGACGGACGCGACACCTCCTGGCTGTGGGACGTGCCCTTCGAGCAGCTGCGCGGGCGGCCTGTCGTCGCGGCCGGCGAGCGCGCGACCGACGTCGCCGTGCGCCTCACCTACGCCGAAGTGCGGCACGCGCTCTGCCGCCGCCCGCTCGCCGCGGTCGCGGCCCTGCCACCCGGCCCCGTCGAGCTCGTCGCCAACTACACGGCATTCCGCGACGCGCAGCAGCAGCTCGGCGATGGCTGACTCGACTCTGGGAATCGGCCTGGTGCTGCCCGACGTCCTCGGTACTTACAGCGACGGCGGCAACGCCCAGGTCCTCGAGCGCCGCCTGCGGTGGCGCGGGATCGCCGCCGAGGTCGTGGCCATCCGCCACGGCGACGCCGTCCCGGCCACCCTCGACGTGTACCTGCTAGGCGGTGGGGAGGACGACGCGCAAGCCCTGGCCGTCGACCACTTGCGCGCCCACCCCGGCCTGCAGCGGGCCGCCGGCCACGGTGCCGTCGTGTTCGGTGTCTGCGCTGGCTTCCAGATCCTCGGCACCGAGTTCACCACCTCCGACGGCGTGACCCACTCCGGGCTGGGTCTGCTCGACGCGGTCACCGGCCCGGGCCCGCGACGCGCGGTGGGCGAGGTCGTCGTCGACACCACGCCGGGCCTCGATCCCCTCACCGGCTTCGAGAACCACCTCGGCCGCACCCGGGTCGGCTCCGGCAGCCGCGCACTGGGCCCGGTGCGCGCGGGCGTCGGCAACGGCGACGGCACCGAGGGCGCCGTCACGGGCCGTGTGCTCGCGACCTACCTGCACGGTCCCGTCCTCGCCCGCAATCCGGCGCTGGCCGACCTGCTGCTGGGGTGGGCTCTCGGCTCGCCGCCCGGCGCGTTGCCGCTACCCGAAGTCGGTGCCCTGCGGGAAGAACGGCTCCGCGCGGCCAAGCGCGGCCGCCAGCCGTGATGTCCGGGGACGTTGTCTGACTGTTCGACGGTGAGTCGGCCTGACAGGTGAAGCCCTCCGGTTGTGCGGTGGAACTGCCTGGGAACCGCTTCATCCGCCGGAGGGCTTCGTGTTTCACCCCCATGCCACGCTCACCCCGATCACGCGCCCGGCGGCCGGCGCGGCTGGTCGTTGACCAGATTGGGCCCGTGCCGCCGCGGCGAAGGTGTTCACAGTGGCCCCGGCCACCGCAGGAGACACCGAGAACCCACACTCGGCACCACCCACCTGCACCGTCATCGACGACCATTCCCGGGCCGCCTACGCCGAAATCTGCACAAATGAGCACGCCGCCACCGGCGTTCTGCACGAGCTGTGGCCTGGTTCGCCGACCGGGCGTCACTTCGGCAACTCAGAAGCCGGCCGCCGAGCCGCACCAGCAGGCTGGCTGCACTTCGACAATCACCACCGGCCCCACGACGTCATCGCTCCATGGGCATCACAGCCAGCTCAGCTCTTCCTGCTCCGCCTCAGCTCGAGCGCGAGCGGGATGAGCGAGACGACCACCACGAGTGCGACGATCGGCAGCAGGTACTGGTCGATCCCGGGCACGACGGCCCCCAGGAGGTATCCGGCGAGCGTCACACCGACCGACCACAGCGCTCCGCCGAGCACTTGCCAGAGCGTGAACGTGCGCGTGGGAACCTCGAGGATGCCCGCGAGCGGGTTCAGCACCGTGCGGACCACCGGGATGAACCGGGCGAGAACGATCGCCTTGGCGTGGCCGTAGCGCGTGAACAGCTCCTCGGCCCGGGCGATACCGCGGTGCAGGTTCGCGTTCCGCGTGCGCGCCAGCAGCGCCCGGCCTCCGCGCCGGCCCAGCACGAACCCGGTCTGCGCCCCCAGCAGCGCTCCGGCGACCGCCGCGACGAGCACGAGCGGCAGCGACAAGTGCACGGCGGCCGTGGCGCTGGTCGTGCAGAACAGACCGGCGGTGAACAGCAGCGAGTCGCCGGGCAGGAAGAACCCGATCAGCAGCCCGGTTTCCGCGAACAGCGCGAGGAACACACCCGCGGTCCCGAGGCTCGACAGCCACGAGGTCGCGCTCAACGGATTCATGCAGGAGACCGCCTTCCCCGTGTCTCAACTTCGACATACATGTAGTATTTCTACACTGCTGTCGATTCCCGTGTCACTCGGCTCCGGCCCCGCGCTCAGCTCGACCGTCAGCTGCCCGCTTCGGGCCATGCCGTCGGACGCCGGCACCAGGCGTGGACCGCCGCGCAGCCGAACCGGCCACGTTTTCGCCGTGCTTCGGCCGAATTCTCAGGCGGTCACGCGGTAGCGGAGCCGGACGACGCCGCCCGCGAACCGGCGCTCGTCGAGAAGTCCGAGGGGCAGGCCAACGCCGTCGGGCAGGGCGCGGTGCCCACCGCCGATGAGGACTGGGAGGAGGAACAGGTGGTACTCGTCGACGAGGCCCGCGACGGCCAGATCGGCGCCGGCGATCGTGAGGTCGCGCGTGGCGGAAGCTTTGAGCGCGCGGATCGCCTCCGGGTCGAAGGTACGCTCGATGCGGGCCC encodes:
- a CDS encoding BlaI/MecI/CopY family transcriptional regulator; amino-acid sequence: MRRGRGELEAEVLAVLWQHDAPATAADVRERLGDDALAYTTVVTILSRLHEKGVLTREKQGRMFAYRPVDDPAGLAARRMRAVLDNEDNRESVLARFVSNLPPGDEQALLQLLQSDRGNR
- a CDS encoding M56 family metallopeptidase — translated: MVLGVVLPLLLPLVSWPVARWLAPRLSPQSATRLLTVLAVVFAAGSTSALALGTAAGLSLVPEVAELGEFSPAAFSAQASVDVPLAIGCGVLLTGAAFALVHAVRAQWRWYRRVHAELDQHSRESGVVVLPGAEPLAFAIAGRGGRVAVSTGMLAALSAGERVALLHHERAHLRLRHPVYAGLGVLAAALNPFVRPLPTAAQFAMERWADETAASAVGDRRVVATAVAKAALATKREPSYALAAGGGPVPRRVRALLDAPSPHRLRGLTAVAVTVVFGVCGAAAGVGGQAAFTLHADIEAAQLATCATHPVLAKRPHGQATLTAVRHDRGECAQG
- a CDS encoding DedA family protein, with translation MNPLSATSWLSSLGTAGVFLALFAETGLLIGFFLPGDSLLFTAGLFCTTSATAAVHLSLPLVLVAAVAGALLGAQTGFVLGRRGGRALLARTRNANLHRGIARAEELFTRYGHAKAIVLARFIPVVRTVLNPLAGILEVPTRTFTLWQVLGGALWSVGVTLAGYLLGAVVPGIDQYLLPIVALVVVVSLIPLALELRRSRKS
- a CDS encoding alkaline phosphatase family protein, whose protein sequence is MSRNRTPLFALLAAAGLFAATAPAAAAQPARAGQQHVLLVSVDGMHQSDLAWYTTTHPNSALAQLVAHGTQYTHASTPVPSDSFPGMVAQLTGGNPATTGVYYDATYNHALLPAGTTNCAGAKPGAVVDYTEDLDHDQNALDAGQGVANLPEGVKSMTGDPRTLINPAKLPVDPKTCKPVYPHQYLRVNTVFEVARQAGLRTAWSDKHPAYELLNGPSGTGVQDLFTPEINSQVPGAPAGTDWTADNADTQRYDAYKARAVLNEIDGYDHGGTTKVGTPAVFGLNFQSVSTAQKLPVSGGQAGGYLAGGAPGPVVRSALDFVDRQLGAFTDELKRRHLDLSTTIVLSAKHGQSPIDSATLTRIDDGALLDGLNAAWRAAHPGAPDLVVQSTDDDAMLLWLSDRSPAATTFAKNYLLAQSGTGNGVTGAPKPFVHSGLSSVHAGADAARYFGVRPGDDRVPDLVGLTVPGVVYTGGHSKIAEHGGAAADDRAVPLVVGGTGAGRAIGAPVETTQIAPTILRLLDVDPRSLAAVRAEGTPVLPGFGQG
- a CDS encoding MurT ligase domain-containing protein — encoded protein: MASPCPPAVLEARAPAPPAQRRLPPRTRLAVAVARCAAAVSRRLRLGAGGVIGGRIALRLDPEVLHRLTRERTVVLVTGTNGKTTTALMLSRILQTLGEVAGNDDGANMPGGVAAALVAKPEAPVAVLEVDEAYLPVVAAQVRPTCLVLLNLSRDQLDRVGEVRTIEREFRAIAAALPDTTVVANCDDPLVTSAALASARPLWVSAGQRWHADALACARCGQAVLHPPDGWCCGCGLSRPDPQWTLQDDTLETASGAAVTLGLRLPGRANAANAAIAVATAERLGVAPQVALAQLRAIGDVAGRYRRADHDGRAVRMLLAKNPAGWRETLPLLDPCSPVVIAVNSGEADGRDTSWLWDVPFEQLRGRPVVAAGERATDVAVRLTYAEVRHALCRRPLAAVAALPPGPVELVANYTAFRDAQQQLGDG
- a CDS encoding dihydrofolate reductase family protein — its product is MFAAVNDLQRTVGTYLSWRRMYEMMVYWETAGDDSAVEREFTRLWRVADKIVYSRTLETPSSARARIERTFDPEAIRALKASATRDLTIAGADLAVAGLVDEYHLFLLPVLIGGGHRALPDGVGLPLGLLDERRFAGGVVRLRYRVTA
- a CDS encoding type 1 glutamine amidotransferase, which gives rise to MADSTLGIGLVLPDVLGTYSDGGNAQVLERRLRWRGIAAEVVAIRHGDAVPATLDVYLLGGGEDDAQALAVDHLRAHPGLQRAAGHGAVVFGVCAGFQILGTEFTTSDGVTHSGLGLLDAVTGPGPRRAVGEVVVDTTPGLDPLTGFENHLGRTRVGSGSRALGPVRAGVGNGDGTEGAVTGRVLATYLHGPVLARNPALADLLLGWALGSPPGALPLPEVGALREERLRAAKRGRQP
- a CDS encoding glycosyltransferase, whose amino-acid sequence is MPTICAKLLYGGKRWGLPLPRVRRHLREFDPDVVHVVNPVLPGAAGLAAARSQGRRVVASYHTDIARYARHYRLGPAVPLIRSLLRGLHGRAHLNLATSWAAIEDLAGHGITGVRLWPRGVDLHRFHPAPVPRLTGRPSPLYVGRLAAERGLHRLAPLATAAGGFRLVLIGDGPARAQLERTLPPGTVFTGMLHGDALAEAYRTADLFVFSSTTDTLGLVLPEALASGLPVLAAESPAARATLSGTTAARFFPVDRSADLAVHARALIRGDHRTEARRHAAESGWDAATAGLLALYREVLTGATALSA
- a CDS encoding histidine kinase dimerization/phospho-acceptor domain-containing protein codes for the protein MRRRIVLTTAFAELVAIGLFGVPLAVAVARYYVTAERAELERAADSYALDVSGDVLRHRTPDRTPMTQDPTSAAVYGPGGARLAGGGPRTLAETGAAGAVTADTGDDLVVIVPITDDGTVVAHVRAASARSEVYGHTGLTWLGMDGLAVVALLSAYLVARRQARRLARPLERLSATVRDLGDGDVGIRAGRAGIPEIDSVGESLDSTAERLDDLLARERAFSADASHQLRTPPAGLRLQLEAALENPHANLREVGAAGVATTGRLDRTVTDLLALARGTRRCATRVRSPTSWPSSAGVETGNWPSTLRLSW